The following proteins are encoded in a genomic region of Cygnus olor isolate bCygOlo1 chromosome 11, bCygOlo1.pri.v2, whole genome shotgun sequence:
- the HACD3 gene encoding very-long-chain (3R)-3-hydroxyacyl-CoA dehydratase 3, with product MAEPSLRPHVHWAQRHGELYLRVELSDVRNPDVTITDNVLHFRAQGHGAKGDNIYEFQIEFLEPVEPKPVCRVTQRQLNITVQKKESNWWERLTKQEKRPLFLAPDFDRWLDESDAEMELREKEEEKISKMKIESRVPKDPFKHLKKGYLIMYNLVQFLGFSWIFVNMTVRLFILGKDSFYDTFHTISDMMYFCQTLALMEVVNSLIGLVRSPLIPAIIQVFGRNFILFVVLGSLEEMQSKAVVFFVFYFWSIIELFRYPYYMLSCIGIEWKPLTWLRYTTWIPLYPLGGLAEAVCLIQSIPIFSETGKFSLGLPNPLNVTIQFSFLLQLYLIALFLGIFVNFRYLYKQRKQHLGPKKRKMK from the exons aTGGCGGAGCCCAGCCTGCGGCCACACGTGCACTGGGCGCAGCGGCACGGCGAGCTGTACCTGCGGGTGGAGCTCAGCGACGTGCGG aaCCCGGACGTCACCATCACCGACAACGTGCTCCACTTCAGAG CACAGGGTCATGGTGCCAAAGGGGACAACATCTACGAATTTCAGATCGAGTTCCTAGAACCAGTCGAGCCTAaa CCCGTGTGCAGGGTGACTCAAAGGCAGCTGAACATCACCGTGCAGAAGAAGGAGAGTAACTGGTGGGAGAGACTCACCAAGCAGGAGAAGCGCCCGCTCTTCCTAGCTCCCGACTTCGACCGCTGGTTAGATGAATCGGATGCTGAAATGGAACTGAGGGAGAAG gaagaagaaaagattagcaaaatgaaaatagaatcCAGAGTCCCAAAAGACC CTTTCAAACACCTGAAGAAAGGATACTTAATCATGTATAATCTCGTGCAGTTTTTGGGATTCTCTTGGATTTTTGTGAACATGACAGTACGACTGTTCATCTTAGGAAAAG ATTCCTTCTATGATACATTTCACACTATTTCTGACATGATGTATTTCTGTCAGACCCTGGCATTAATGGAAGTCGTGAACTCACTAATAGGGCTAGTCAGATCACCACTGATACCTGCTATAATACAG gtatttggaagaaactttattttgtttgttgtccTGGGAAGCTTAGAGGAAATGCAGAGCAAAGCCGTGGTGTTCTTcgtgttttatttctggagtATCATTGAGCTGTTCAG GTATCCATATTACATGCTTTCATGCATTGGTATTGAATGGAAACCACTTACCTGGCTCCGTTACACCACCTGGATCCCTCTCTACCCTTTAGGAGGCTTGGctgaag ctgtcTGTCTCATTCAGTCCATTCCAATCTTCAGTGAAACAGGGAAATTTAGTCTGGGATTGCCAAATCCACTGAATGTCACAATCCAGTTTTCATTCTTGCTTCAGTTATACCTTATAGCCTTGTTTTTAG gGATATTTGTAAACTTCCGTTATCTCTACAAGCAAAGGAAACAGCACCTTGGaccaaagaagagaaagatgaagtAA
- the INTS14 gene encoding integrator complex subunit 14, whose protein sequence is MPTVVVMDVSLSMTRPVSVEGSEEYQRKHLAVHGLTMLFEHMATNYKLEFTALVVFSSLWELMVPFTRDYNTLQEALSNMDDYDKTCLESALLGVCNIVQQEWGAAIPCQVVLVTDGCLGIGRGSLRHSLATHNQRSESNRFPLPFPFPSKLYVMCMANLEELQSTDSLDCLERLIDLNNGEGQIFTIDGPLCLKNVQSMFGKLIDLAYTPFHAVLKCGHLTSDVQVFPRPEPFIIDEEIDPIPKAINTDLEIVGFVDIADISSPPVLSRHLVLPIALNREGDEVGPGITDDTEDENSANQIAGKIPNFCVLLHGSLKVEGMVAVVQLGPEWYGMLYSQADSKKKSNLMMSLFEPGPEPLPWLGKMAQLGPISDAKENPYGDDDNKSPFPLQPKNKRSYAQNVTVWIKPSGLQTDVQKILRNARKLPEKTQTFYKELNRLRKAALAFGFLDLLKGVADMLERECTLLPDTAHPDAAFQLTHAAQQLKVASTGASEYAAYDHNIAPLQTDFPSTGTERM, encoded by the exons ATGCCGACGGTGGTGGTGATGGACGTGTCGCTCTCCATGACTCGGCCGGTGTCGGTGGAGGGCTCCGAGGAGTACCAGCGGAAACACCTGGCGGTCCACGGCCTGACCATGCTCTTCGAGCACATGGCGACCAACTACAAGCTGGAGTTCACAGCCTTGGTGGTGTTTTCGTCGCTCTGGGAGCTGATGGTGCCATTTACAAGAGATTACAACACGCTGCAG GAAGCTCTAAGTAACATGGATGATTACGACAAAACCTGTTTAGAGtcagcactgcttggggtttGCAATATTGTTCAACAAGAATGGGGTGCAGCAATTCCTTGCCAG GTTGTTCTCGTCACTGATGGCTGCTTGGGGATCGGCAGAGGCTCTCTACGACACTCACTAGCTACTCACAACCAGAGGAGTGAAAGCAACCGATTTCCACTGCCTTTCCCATTCCCGTCCAAGTTGTATGTCATGTGCATGGCAAATCTTGAAGAG CTTCAGAGCACGGATTCCTTGGACTGCCTGGAACGGCTCATAGATTTAAACAATGGGGAAGGGCAGATTTTTACCATTGATGGACCACTTTGCCTGAAGAATGTCCAGTCTATGTTTGG AAAGCTAATAGACCTGGCTTATACACCATTCCATGCTGTTCTCAAGTGTGGCCACTTAACATCTGATGTGCAAGTATTTCCCAGACCAGAACCTTTCATTATAGATGAGGAAATAGACCCCATTCCTAAAGCAATTAATacag ATCTAGAAATTGTTGGTTTTGTAGATATAGCTGACATTTCTAGCCCTCCTGTCTTATCCAGACACTTGGTGCTGCCTATTGCACTTAACAGAG aAGGTGATGAGGTGGGACCTGGGATCACAGACGACACCGAAGATGAGAATTCAGCTAATCAGATTGCTGGGAAAATCCccaacttctgtgttttgttacaTGGGAGCCTGAAAGTGGAAGGCATGGTGGCTGTCGTCCAGTTGGG GCCAGAGTGGTATGGAATGCTCTATTCACAAGCTGATAGCAAGAAGAAATCAAACCTCATGATGTCACTCTTTGAACCTGGTCCCGAGCCCCTTCCGTGGCTTGGGAAGATGGCACAGCTTGGACCTATTTCAG atgcaaaagaaaatccatatGGAGATGATGACAATAAGAGCCCTTTTCCCTTGCAACCCAAGAACAAGCGCAGTTATGCACAGAATGTTACTGTATGGATTAAACCGAGTGGCCTCCAG actGATGTACAGAAGATCTTGAGAAATGCAAGGAAACTCCCTGAAAAAACTCAAACCTTCTATAAG GAACTTAACCGTTTACGCAAGGCAGCTCTGGCCTTTGGCTTTTTGGACCTCTTGAAAGGTGTGGCAGACATGCTGGAGCGGGAGTGCACCctgcttcctgacacagctcATCCTGATGCAGCGTTTCAGCTCACGCATGCTGCTCAGCAGCTTAAAGTGGCAAGTACTGGGGCTTCCGAATACGCTGCCTATGATCATAACATTGCTCCACTGCAGACAGACTTTCCCAGTACCGGCACTGAAAGAATGTGA
- the SLC24A1 gene encoding sodium/potassium/calcium exchanger 1 isoform X1 → MHLPRRRRLQRNRIFFLLAIVLLLSVYQLQFSPPPLPAPHTAPQPKDPVKVTSRDLASNKTAVTGNVTAAPKIRHCVYVDPEPTVPITTSVGTTPQRENVSESYPDEKPAYESKGEYPQDLFSVEERRQGWVVLHIFGMMYVFVALAIVCDEYFVPALGVITEKLQISEDVAGATFMAAGGSAPELFTSLIGVFISHSNVGIGTIVGSAVFNILFVIGTCALFSREILHLTWWPLFRDISFYIVDLLMLILFFLDSVIDWWESLLLLTAYATYVFTMKHNVYLEQWVKQELNKKLNAVQAASAEHMRKKSSGAVADDGTKKPADGKKLQPTSALQRGSSSASLHNSQMRSTIFQLMIHTLDPLAGAKFKDRVDILSNIAKAKVDSLAGQGSKSEAEEDKQAQLPKTVQVTPASDSEPSKDKQKADAPQDGQPSSDSDNSEDSSSESEDDSDDDSTDDEENDEPLSLEWPETRKKQAIYLFLFPIVFPLWSTMPDVRNPDSKKFFVITFFGSIIWIAVFSYLMVWWAHQVGETIGISEEIMGLTILAAGTSIPDLITSVIVARKGLGDMAVSSSVGSNIFDITVGLPVPWFLYSVFNGFSPVAVSSNGLFCAIVLLFLMLLFVIISIAACRWKMNKILGLTMFALYFVFLIISVMLEDRIISCPVSV, encoded by the exons ATGCATTTACCACGGAGAAGGCGGCTACAACGGAACCGaatctttttcttgcttgccATAGTGTTGCTCCTCTCTGTCTACCAGCTCCAGTtcagcccccctccccttccagcACCGCACACAGCACCCCAACCCAAGGACCCTGTGAAAGTGACCTCCAGGGACCTCGCCAGCAACAAGACTGCCGTAACAGGCAACGTCACAGCAGCACCCAAAATAAGGCACTGTGTGTATGTGGATCCTGAGCCAACTGTGCCCATCACTACATCAGTGGGTACAACACCACAGCgagaaaatgtcagtgaaagCTACCCAGATGAAAAGCCAGCATACGAGTCCAAAGGAGAATATCCCCAGGACCTATTCAGTGTGGAAGAACGCAGGCAAGGGTGGGTTGTACTTCACATCTTTGGCATGATGTATGTATTTGTGGCCTTGGCCATAGTGTGTGATGAGTATTTTGTCCCTGCTTTGGGAGTGATCACAGAGAAGTTGCAGATCTCTGAAGATGTGGCTGGAGCCACCTTCATGGCAGCAGGTGGATCAGCACCAGAACTCTTCACCTCCCTCATAGGTGTCTTCATCTCACACAGCAATGTGGGCATCGGTACCATTGTGGGCTCAGCAGTGTTTAATATCCTCTTTGTCATTGGCACCTGTGCCCTCTTCTCAAGGGAGATACTACACCTGACATGGTGGCCTTTATTTAGAGACATCTCATTCTACATTGTAGACTTACTGatgctcatcctgtttttcctaGACAGTGTCATTGATTGGTGGGAAAGCCTCCTTTTACTGACTGCCTATGCCACATATGTGTTCACTATGAAACACAACGTGTACCTAGAGCAATGGGTGAAGCAGGAGCTGAACAAGAAGCTAAATGCTGTGCAGGCAGCATCAGCAGAGCATATGCGGAAG AAAAGCAGTGGGGCAGTTGCAGATGATGGAACAAAGAAGCCAGCAGACGGAAAGAAGCTGCAG CCTACATCGGCCTTACAGcgaggcagcagctcagcctcccTGCACAACTCTCAAATGCGCAGCACCATCTTCCAACTCATGATCCACACCCTGGACCCCCTGGCAGGAG CAAAATTTAAAGATAGGGTTGACATCCTGAGCAACATAGCCAAAGCCAAGGTGGACTCTCTGGCTGGGCAAGGATCAAAATCAGAAG CAGAAGAGGACAAGCAGGCACAATTACCGAAGACCGTTCAGGTAACTCCTGCCAGTGACTCTGAACCCAGCAAAGACAAACAGAAGGCGGACGCACCACAGGATGGGCAG CCCTCTTCGGACAGCGATAACTCAGAAGACAGCAGCTCTGAGAGTGAGGATGACAGCGATGATGACAGCACAGACGATGAAGAAAACGATGAGCCATTATCTCTCGAATGGCCAGAAActaggaaaaaacaagcaatttaccttttcctctttcccattGTCTTCCCTCTCTGGAGCACTATGCCTGATGTTAGAAACCCG GATTCAAAGAAATTCTTTGTCATCACGTTTTTCGGATCCATCATCTGGATTGCAGTATTCTCCTACCTTATGGTGTGGTGGGCTCATCAG GTTGGTGAAACAATTGGAATATCGGAGGAAATTATGGGGTTAACCATACTGGCAGCAGGAACATCAATCCCTGACCTTATCACCAGTGTCATTGTCGCACGGAAAGGCTTAGGAGACATGGCTGTCTCCAGCTCTGTAGGCAGCAATATCTTTGATATCACTGTTGG CTTGCCAGTTCCTTGGTTTCTTTATTCAGTCTTCAACGGATTCAGTCCAGTTGCAGTTAGTAGCAATGGTTTGTTTTGTGCaattgttctcctttttctgatGCTCCTATTTGTGATCATCTCAATTGCTGCGTGTAGgtggaaaatgaacaaaatacttGGGCTCACTATGTTTGCTCTTTACTTCGTGTTTTTAATCATCAGCGTGATGTTAGAAGACAGGATAATATCCTGCCCAGTATCTGTATGA
- the SLC24A1 gene encoding sodium/potassium/calcium exchanger 1 isoform X2, translating to MHLPRRRRLQRNRIFFLLAIVLLLSVYQLQFSPPPLPAPHTAPQPKDPVKVTSRDLASNKTAVTGNVTAAPKIRHCVYVDPEPTVPITTSVGTTPQRENVSESYPDEKPAYESKGEYPQDLFSVEERRQGWVVLHIFGMMYVFVALAIVCDEYFVPALGVITEKLQISEDVAGATFMAAGGSAPELFTSLIGVFISHSNVGIGTIVGSAVFNILFVIGTCALFSREILHLTWWPLFRDISFYIVDLLMLILFFLDSVIDWWESLLLLTAYATYVFTMKHNVYLEQWVKQELNKKLNAVQAASAEHMRKKSSGAVADDGTKKPADGKKLQPTSALQRGSSSASLHNSQMRSTIFQLMIHTLDPLAGAKFKDRVDILSNIAKAKVDSLAGQGSKSEEEDKQAQLPKTVQVTPASDSEPSKDKQKADAPQDGQPSSDSDNSEDSSSESEDDSDDDSTDDEENDEPLSLEWPETRKKQAIYLFLFPIVFPLWSTMPDVRNPDSKKFFVITFFGSIIWIAVFSYLMVWWAHQVGETIGISEEIMGLTILAAGTSIPDLITSVIVARKGLGDMAVSSSVGSNIFDITVGLPVPWFLYSVFNGFSPVAVSSNGLFCAIVLLFLMLLFVIISIAACRWKMNKILGLTMFALYFVFLIISVMLEDRIISCPVSV from the exons ATGCATTTACCACGGAGAAGGCGGCTACAACGGAACCGaatctttttcttgcttgccATAGTGTTGCTCCTCTCTGTCTACCAGCTCCAGTtcagcccccctccccttccagcACCGCACACAGCACCCCAACCCAAGGACCCTGTGAAAGTGACCTCCAGGGACCTCGCCAGCAACAAGACTGCCGTAACAGGCAACGTCACAGCAGCACCCAAAATAAGGCACTGTGTGTATGTGGATCCTGAGCCAACTGTGCCCATCACTACATCAGTGGGTACAACACCACAGCgagaaaatgtcagtgaaagCTACCCAGATGAAAAGCCAGCATACGAGTCCAAAGGAGAATATCCCCAGGACCTATTCAGTGTGGAAGAACGCAGGCAAGGGTGGGTTGTACTTCACATCTTTGGCATGATGTATGTATTTGTGGCCTTGGCCATAGTGTGTGATGAGTATTTTGTCCCTGCTTTGGGAGTGATCACAGAGAAGTTGCAGATCTCTGAAGATGTGGCTGGAGCCACCTTCATGGCAGCAGGTGGATCAGCACCAGAACTCTTCACCTCCCTCATAGGTGTCTTCATCTCACACAGCAATGTGGGCATCGGTACCATTGTGGGCTCAGCAGTGTTTAATATCCTCTTTGTCATTGGCACCTGTGCCCTCTTCTCAAGGGAGATACTACACCTGACATGGTGGCCTTTATTTAGAGACATCTCATTCTACATTGTAGACTTACTGatgctcatcctgtttttcctaGACAGTGTCATTGATTGGTGGGAAAGCCTCCTTTTACTGACTGCCTATGCCACATATGTGTTCACTATGAAACACAACGTGTACCTAGAGCAATGGGTGAAGCAGGAGCTGAACAAGAAGCTAAATGCTGTGCAGGCAGCATCAGCAGAGCATATGCGGAAG AAAAGCAGTGGGGCAGTTGCAGATGATGGAACAAAGAAGCCAGCAGACGGAAAGAAGCTGCAG CCTACATCGGCCTTACAGcgaggcagcagctcagcctcccTGCACAACTCTCAAATGCGCAGCACCATCTTCCAACTCATGATCCACACCCTGGACCCCCTGGCAGGAG CAAAATTTAAAGATAGGGTTGACATCCTGAGCAACATAGCCAAAGCCAAGGTGGACTCTCTGGCTGGGCAAGGATCAAAATCAGAAG AAGAGGACAAGCAGGCACAATTACCGAAGACCGTTCAGGTAACTCCTGCCAGTGACTCTGAACCCAGCAAAGACAAACAGAAGGCGGACGCACCACAGGATGGGCAG CCCTCTTCGGACAGCGATAACTCAGAAGACAGCAGCTCTGAGAGTGAGGATGACAGCGATGATGACAGCACAGACGATGAAGAAAACGATGAGCCATTATCTCTCGAATGGCCAGAAActaggaaaaaacaagcaatttaccttttcctctttcccattGTCTTCCCTCTCTGGAGCACTATGCCTGATGTTAGAAACCCG GATTCAAAGAAATTCTTTGTCATCACGTTTTTCGGATCCATCATCTGGATTGCAGTATTCTCCTACCTTATGGTGTGGTGGGCTCATCAG GTTGGTGAAACAATTGGAATATCGGAGGAAATTATGGGGTTAACCATACTGGCAGCAGGAACATCAATCCCTGACCTTATCACCAGTGTCATTGTCGCACGGAAAGGCTTAGGAGACATGGCTGTCTCCAGCTCTGTAGGCAGCAATATCTTTGATATCACTGTTGG CTTGCCAGTTCCTTGGTTTCTTTATTCAGTCTTCAACGGATTCAGTCCAGTTGCAGTTAGTAGCAATGGTTTGTTTTGTGCaattgttctcctttttctgatGCTCCTATTTGTGATCATCTCAATTGCTGCGTGTAGgtggaaaatgaacaaaatacttGGGCTCACTATGTTTGCTCTTTACTTCGTGTTTTTAATCATCAGCGTGATGTTAGAAGACAGGATAATATCCTGCCCAGTATCTGTATGA